TCTTTCTGATTGACAAAGTTCTAGGTTTTATACCGGTCATAGGACACCTGGTGGTAATCAACTAGTATTTTGTTGGGTCAAGGACATGCCCGACAAACAAGATTGCTTCGGACACCTCCTCGACGACAAAGAACGTGAAGGGGTGGTCGGCGACGAAGTCCACTCTCCTCGGTGGCCCCGGCGGGCATGTAGCGCCGCACAACATGAAggtggctgccgccgcctcggTGCCCTCTTCGTTCACCTCGATCACCGCCTTGTGGCAGACCTCGTCGGCGAACAACGGCATGCCGGAGccgtcgtcctcgtccaccaCCGCCATGTCGGACAGGTCGGCCTGTCCAGCGTCCAAGGCGGCTCTGATCCCCATGCCGTCCCTGAGGACGCCCGTTAGGCTACCCGAGAAGGAAAGCTTGAACTTGGACAGCCTGAACTCTCCGACGGGCACCCGCGTCTCCGGCAGGCGGTAGCGCCAGAACCCCGGCATGGTCGTGATCCTGTCGACGAGGTCCGGCAGGCCGTCGCGCTCGTCCGGCAGGAAGACGTACATGGAGTACCGCGAGACTTGTTGGCCAGCAGCCGTCGCGTTGGGCCAGCCTCCCGGACCCAGTCCCTGATGCCacggccgcagcggcggcgacgattCGTACGGGAGCTTGAGCACCTTCAGCCCGTCGCGAACGCTGATGAACTGGCTCGACCGTGAACGCATgaagcgcgcgccggcggcggcgatgccgtCGAGGCGGTAGAACTTGTCCACGACGGTGTCGGCCTTGTCGAAGGGCTCGTCCCACTTGCCCTTGAAGTAGATGGCGTTGGCGAGGACGAGGCTCGTGTTTTTCTCAAGCGATGCCGGAGCGAGGATGGAGTCGATGAGGTTGTTCGTGGCCGCGGCCACCCAGCTGTTGATTTGGCAGACTGCTTTCTCCGGCTGCACAAATTAGACGAATCTCGACGAATTCATGAACGAATACAAGTGTTGGATACCAAGAAAAATCGAGAATTGCGtgtacacacacatatatatatataaatataaagcAATGTACGTACCTCATTGCGAAAGTCGACAGCGCGCGTCTCGGCCTTgtaggaagcggcggcggcgtcgcggaagCCCGGCCGGATCACGCACGTAGCATCGTGCCACATGCCCGTCGCGTTCGCGACGGCCGGGCCGCCCGACCGCGACTGGTCCGCGATCGCGCTCCGTACCACGGCGGCAACGAGCACGGCGAGCTCATCGCGGGAGCGTGCGCCGAGGGCGGCCAGGATCTCCTGGAGCgtgcggccgcgcgcgcccgcaGCGACCAGCGCGAGCGCCGCGTAGACGGACAGCGGCGAGAAGGCCGGGTTAGCGCCgcagctggcggcggcgaggtgcttCGCGAGGCGGAGCGCGAATGGCGTCAGGGCGGCGTGTTGGTGTACCGTACTCTCCGGGATGATGAGATCGCTACAGCCCGGGTCGTAGAAGGCGAATCCTCGAGAGAGAAATAATGAACACAATGACATCACGAAAATCAAAGCGACAGCGTAATTGCTCTGCATTGAATCTCTCTCACACAGTTACAGAGGGTATTTATAACCCAATGGCTCACCTACTCTCTGGCTAAAATCCCTTAACTACCCCCTAACTGCCAATATCTGGGAATATTCCTAGGGTAATCTCGTAATGTTACAACATTCACACAAAGTAGTGGAATTACAGCTGGACACGACACTCCGTACAGATTTCTGACAGTGGGCCTGCCTCTCTTCGCGCCCATTCGCGATCAGGGTCTTTGCTGCCTCGTcgaagaggctctcggaaccgTCTCGCCATACGTCCCTTCGCCTTGCGCGCCGCCTCTTCGCTTCTCTCCGGGCGGGACCTGCCTTTGCACTCCACCCTTCACTCTAGTGCCTTCGGGCGCGTCCTCTTCGCCTTCGTAGTTCGCTTCGCCATTTCTTCCGCTTCCTTGCTCGCAGTTGACTGCCTTCGGCGATGGGcgaaggtggcgtccccaacaCGGCGCCCTCGGGGCGGCACTCGGCGATGCTTGAGGTTCCCCGTTGGCAAATCATGTTTCGAGACCGGACTAGAACAAGAAGCACAATCTGGATTTATTTTTTTGATTCAAAGCACAATCTAGAAGCTGATGAGTTTGGGGGtgtttgggagcactccactccaccaaatTTAGCTCTACTCCACAAAAATTTATCCAAACACTATAACctactccactccactccaccaaatACTAGCTCCACTCCATTAAAAAACTGGAGCACCTGAAGAGGTGCTCTTAGCTGGAACTCCACAAAAAATTATCCAAACACCATAATCTACTCCACTCTACTCCACCAAATACCAGCTCTACTCCACTGAAAACCTGAAGCACGTGAAGAGACCACCAAAACTTGGAGCTCAAAACTTGGAGCTGCTAGAAATTACCCACTACGACTGTACGACTGGTTACACACCCCCTCAATACCGGttcgaaaaaaaaaagtcaactCCTTCCGTAGCGCCTTTCCCCGCAGTCGGGCATCCTCACCGCCACTGCCATTCCCCGTCGCTGCGCTTCCCTCGTAGCATCGCATcatggccgccgccacgctcTCCAGTCGCCGTCGTCACCGGGGCTCGCCgccagcgcgccgccgcggcagaggGCGCCGCCGTACCCATCCCCGTCCACCTCCCGCACGGCCTTCCTCCTCAAGCAGGGGCCCTTCCGCCTACCCGCCCGTGGCAAAGGAGCTCGCAGCTCCCACGCCCATGGCTGCGGAGGTGCTCGCTGCTCCCTCCCGTGGAGCTCGCCACTGTCGCGCCGTCGTCGCGGAGGGCGCTGCCGTCCCCGTTCCCCTGGACCTCCTCACGCGCCCTTCCTCCTCAAGCAGGGGGCCTTCTGCTCGCCCGCCCAATCCGGCGCCTACAGTCCCATGAGGGCACGGCGGAGGAGCTCGCCCCTCCCGCTGGTGGAGCTCGGCGGCCCCGCCCAAGAAGGCGCCTACGGTCCCGCTAGCTCGCATCGGAGAGCTCGCAGCTCCGACGCCCACAGCCGCGGAGAagcagggagggggcggcgcccatcagggaggaggaagaggcggcGCCCACCAGGTGGAGTGGAGTCACGGAGGAGAAAGAGGAAAGGTGGAGTGGAGGTAGAAGAACGACACGCGGGCCCGCGTGGAAGTGAGTGGAATTTAGATGGGCCGAGATGAAGCCTcacgcagtggcggagccaaaAATTTGTGACTGGATATGCCAAACATAAAAAAATCGAAGTTAATATGCAATATAATGAACGATTAAGTTATACCGGCCATAACAAATCCATAATAATAACTAGTGGCGGCCTCCTTCGTGCTGGTGCTGGGGCGTT
The genomic region above belongs to Panicum virgatum strain AP13 chromosome 8N, P.virgatum_v5, whole genome shotgun sequence and contains:
- the LOC120684810 gene encoding putative serpin-Z6A; the encoded protein is MSLCSLFLSRGFAFYDPGCSDLIIPESTVHQHAALTPFALRLAKHLAAASCGANPAFSPLSVYAALALVAAGARGRTLQEILAALGARSRDELAVLVAAVVRSAIADQSRSGGPAVANATGMWHDATCVIRPGFRDAAAASYKAETRAVDFRNEPEKAVCQINSWVAAATNNLIDSILAPASLEKNTSLVLANAIYFKGKWDEPFDKADTVVDKFYRLDGIAAAGARFMRSRSSQFISVRDGLKVLKLPYESSPPLRPWHQGLGPGGWPNATAAGQQVSRYSMYVFLPDERDGLPDLVDRITTMPGFWRYRLPETRVPVGEFRLSKFKLSFSGSLTGVLRDGMGIRAALDAGQADLSDMAVVDEDDGSGMPLFADEVCHKAVIEVNEEGTEAAAATFMLCGATCPPGPPRRVDFVADHPFTFFVVEEVSEAILFVGHVLDPTKY